The Synechocystis sp. PCC 7509 genome includes a window with the following:
- a CDS encoding RES family NAD+ phosphorylase — MPLQAYISPWTGYAVRHIPDTPGKTYDIYNFKYCDRSSENRWNIAGESTLYLAKEKNVALAEYARHFKVDRTPELAAQTYRRQVFRFKVELEYVLDLTNAKVWAELSLETAPDCFKDKNIARSTANFIRNTTSTQAIVVPSVAFLDNLEQWCLVLFLEKLPPDSRKFLPTVEPDGFFQIS; from the coding sequence ATGCCCCTCCAGGCTTATATATCACCCTGGACAGGTTACGCTGTTCGACACATACCCGATACCCCTGGCAAAACTTACGATATTTACAATTTCAAGTATTGCGATCGCAGCAGCGAAAATCGTTGGAATATTGCTGGGGAATCAACCCTATATCTAGCAAAAGAAAAAAATGTTGCTTTGGCTGAATACGCCCGACATTTTAAAGTTGACCGAACACCAGAACTTGCAGCCCAAACTTACCGCCGTCAAGTTTTTCGTTTTAAAGTAGAGCTAGAGTACGTGCTTGACTTAACAAATGCCAAAGTTTGGGCAGAACTTTCTTTAGAAACAGCGCCAGATTGTTTTAAAGACAAAAATATCGCCCGTTCAACAGCAAACTTTATCCGTAATACGACTTCAACCCAAGCGATCGTTGTTCCTTCTGTTGCCTTTCTAGATAACTTAGAACAATGGTGTCTAGTTTTATTTTTAGAGAAATTGCCACCAGATAGCCGCAAGTTTTTACCCACCGTTGAACCTGATGGATTTTTTCAAATTTCTTGA
- a CDS encoding helix-turn-helix domain-containing protein — protein MPTVINSDRLLNPLDIRQGLGISQERMSNLLKVSSKTITRWEKGERLPNNSEALSRLAKLKEITELGLMVYTAVGFQEFLKTPLPVFEGRCAFDLFGLGNYETVLSAIAADFEGTGF, from the coding sequence ATGCCAACAGTTATAAACAGCGATCGGCTTTTAAATCCCCTAGATATTCGTCAAGGATTAGGTATTTCTCAAGAGCGGATGAGTAACTTGTTAAAAGTTAGCAGCAAAACCATAACTCGCTGGGAAAAAGGCGAACGACTACCCAACAATTCCGAGGCGCTGTCGCGGTTAGCCAAGCTCAAAGAAATTACCGAACTAGGACTAATGGTTTATACAGCAGTTGGGTTTCAAGAGTTTTTAAAAACACCTTTGCCAGTTTTTGAGGGACGGTGTGCTTTTGATTTGTTTGGGTTAGGCAACTATGAAACTGTCCTGAGTGCGATCGCCGCAGATTTTGAGGGAACAGGTTTTTAA
- a CDS encoding XisI protein produces MDKLELYRTCIQNLLEQYSQSKFQDEEIENELFFDLVRDRYQLMRVGWKGLSRVYHTVLHFDIKNGKVWLQQNTTDIDVGQELVDMGIPKQDIVLGLHPAYKRPYTGYGVA; encoded by the coding sequence ATGGATAAATTAGAACTTTATCGAACCTGTATACAAAACCTTTTGGAGCAATACAGCCAGTCCAAATTTCAAGATGAAGAAATTGAGAACGAACTTTTTTTCGATCTTGTGCGCGATCGCTATCAATTAATGCGCGTTGGCTGGAAAGGCTTAAGCCGCGTTTATCACACCGTCCTGCACTTCGATATCAAAAATGGTAAAGTTTGGCTTCAGCAAAACACTACCGATATTGATGTAGGGCAAGAACTGGTTGATATGGGCATTCCCAAACAAGATATTGTTCTAGGTCTACATCCTGCTTATAAACGACCGTACACAGGCTACGGAGTTGCGTAG
- a CDS encoding PIN domain-containing protein codes for MSLSYRIYLDACCLNRPFDDQTQPRIALETQAILAILSKCELGLWKLISSTALDEELEQTPDLERLKNVKTTLAIAKIKVISSQFIERRSLELQKLGFSGYDATHIASAERSRADIFLTTDDRLLKKAQNNTQLIYVDIDNPVQWLIKISQTEDNANA; via the coding sequence ATGAGTTTGAGCTATAGAATTTATTTAGACGCTTGCTGCCTCAATCGCCCTTTCGATGACCAAACCCAGCCCCGCATTGCTTTAGAAACCCAGGCAATTCTCGCTATCTTGAGTAAATGTGAATTGGGATTGTGGAAACTAATCTCCAGCACCGCCTTAGACGAAGAACTCGAACAAACCCCAGATTTAGAAAGGCTTAAAAATGTAAAAACCACACTAGCGATCGCTAAAATCAAAGTTATTAGTAGTCAATTTATCGAAAGGCGATCGCTAGAACTGCAAAAACTGGGATTTTCTGGGTACGATGCAACTCATATTGCTAGTGCAGAAAGGAGTCGAGCCGATATATTTTTGACTACCGACGACAGATTGCTCAAGAAAGCTCAAAACAATACTCAACTAATTTATGTAGACATCGACAATCCCGTTCAATGGTTAATTAAAATCTCACAAACTGAAGACAACGCCAATGCCTAA
- a CDS encoding restriction endonuclease subunit S: protein MSNQVREGYKQTEIGLIPEDWEVKQLKTALKTNPQYGINAAAVVCQGDLPTYIRITDISEDGYFKPENLASVRHSSANQYFLEEGDLVFARTGASVGKSYFYRSQDGRLVYAGFLIKVQPNKSVLLPSFLSQYVKTKAYWNWVLVMSMRSGQPGINGNEYSQLLLPFPKLEEQHAIAQALSDVDALISALDKLIAKKRDLKTAIMQQLLTGKKRLRGFDGEWKIKLFSEIAFYRKERLDPKKSNTQEFCVELEHIESSTGRLLGSTQTGEQSSLKAIFQPGDVLFGKLRSYLRKYWLADCKGVCSTEIWVLVANSQLTIPKFLYQIVTLDWFIEAASTAYGTHMPRADWNVVKNCEVAIPPLEEQRAIALVLSDMDKAISALESRQSKTQAIKQGMMQELLTGRTRLV from the coding sequence ATGAGTAATCAAGTGAGAGAAGGGTATAAGCAAACTGAAATTGGTTTGATTCCTGAAGATTGGGAAGTTAAGCAATTAAAAACTGCATTAAAAACAAATCCTCAGTATGGAATTAATGCTGCTGCTGTTGTGTGTCAAGGCGATCTTCCCACTTACATTAGAATTACTGATATTTCAGAAGATGGCTACTTTAAACCAGAAAACCTAGCAAGTGTAAGGCATTCTAGCGCAAACCAATATTTTCTTGAGGAAGGTGATTTAGTTTTTGCAAGAACTGGTGCTAGTGTTGGCAAGTCTTATTTTTATAGATCCCAAGATGGACGGCTTGTATATGCAGGCTTTCTTATTAAAGTACAGCCTAATAAATCTGTATTACTGCCAAGCTTTCTTTCTCAGTATGTAAAAACAAAAGCATATTGGAACTGGGTACTGGTAATGTCTATGCGAAGTGGACAACCGGGAATTAATGGCAATGAATATAGTCAATTATTATTACCTTTTCCAAAGCTAGAAGAACAACACGCGATCGCTCAAGCTTTATCTGACGTAGATGCCCTAATTTCCGCCCTAGATAAGCTAATTGCCAAAAAACGCGACCTCAAAACCGCTATCATGCAGCAACTTCTCACGGGCAAAAAACGCCTACGGGGGTTTGATGGTGAGTGGAAGATAAAATTATTTTCTGAAATTGCTTTTTATCGAAAGGAACGTTTAGATCCAAAAAAATCCAATACTCAAGAATTTTGTGTTGAGTTAGAACACATCGAATCAAGTACAGGAAGATTGCTAGGCAGCACCCAAACGGGAGAGCAATCTTCTCTTAAAGCAATCTTTCAGCCTGGAGATGTTTTGTTTGGTAAATTGCGTTCCTATTTACGAAAATATTGGCTTGCAGATTGTAAGGGTGTTTGCTCAACTGAAATATGGGTTTTAGTCGCAAATAGCCAACTAACTATACCTAAATTTTTATATCAAATTGTCACCCTTGATTGGTTTATTGAAGCTGCAAGCACTGCTTACGGTACGCATATGCCTAGAGCCGATTGGAATGTAGTTAAAAACTGTGAGGTTGCAATTCCCCCGCTAGAAGAACAAAGAGCGATCGCACTTGTACTATCTGATATGGATAAAGCGATTTCTGCTTTAGAATCCCGCCAATCTAAAACCCAAGCCATCAAACAAGGCATGATGCAAGAACTTTTAACTGGACGGACGCGGCTAGTATGA
- a CDS encoding UPF0175 family protein, whose protein sequence is MSLVISDEIVKASRLSENELLIEIVVMLFKLDKISLGKAAELLKIPQIRFQRLIADRGICVHYDVAEFQQDIQQLNTKGWL, encoded by the coding sequence ATGAGTCTAGTTATTTCTGACGAAATTGTAAAAGCTAGTAGGCTTTCAGAAAATGAACTTTTAATAGAAATTGTCGTGATGCTTTTTAAGCTGGACAAAATTAGTTTAGGGAAAGCAGCAGAATTGTTAAAAATACCGCAGATTCGATTTCAGAGATTGATTGCCGATCGCGGGATCTGCGTTCACTACGATGTAGCCGAGTTTCAGCAAGACATTCAGCAGTTAAATACAAAGGGCTGGCTGTGA
- a CDS encoding UPF0175 family protein: MTEAEMKQEIAVLLFQKEKFTLGQASRFAGMNRVAFQHLLASRQISIHYDVEDFEQDVKNLREMGRLRSLLEKKTQVELGSGDYTQERKDVLDSGSRDDFWQDLQRIRDKKIN, translated from the coding sequence ATGACTGAAGCGGAAATGAAACAAGAAATTGCGGTTTTGCTGTTTCAGAAAGAAAAGTTTACTCTTGGTCAGGCAAGTCGGTTTGCTGGAATGAATCGCGTTGCATTTCAACATTTATTGGCAAGCCGTCAAATTTCTATCCATTACGATGTAGAGGATTTTGAACAAGATGTTAAAAATCTGCGGGAAATGGGCAGGCTGCGATCGCTATTAGAAAAGAAAACACAAGTAGAGTTGGGAAGTGGTGATTATACCCAAGAAAGAAAGGATGTACTAGATTCGGGATCGAGAGATGATTTCTGGCAAGACTTGCAGAGAATTAGAGACAAGAAAATAAATTAG
- a CDS encoding transposase — protein MALFPPGKGGGEDVAYGYKGKGILIHTLTDGNGMPLANCTTAANGSEREQVMPLLNSVTVKTNSPGRPRKRVKVLAGDKGYDSKDLRAALRKRGIRPQLPKRAWKTKRNRGRPIKMSVPRFQQERCFAWFQRKYRRLVVRWERISACFNAFISLATIHIWINRILLLG, from the coding sequence ATGGCTCTTTTTCCCCCTGGGAAAGGAGGAGGTGAGGACGTTGCTTATGGCTATAAGGGCAAAGGAATTTTAATTCATACTTTGACCGACGGTAATGGTATGCCTCTGGCTAATTGCACGACCGCAGCTAATGGTAGTGAAAGAGAACAAGTGATGCCGCTATTGAATAGCGTTACTGTCAAAACTAATTCTCCTGGCAGACCCCGTAAACGGGTCAAAGTGCTGGCTGGGGACAAAGGCTATGACTCCAAAGATTTGCGTGCGGCTTTACGCAAACGTGGTATTAGACCGCAGTTGCCGAAGCGAGCCTGGAAAACTAAAAGAAATCGAGGTAGACCCATAAAAATGTCAGTCCCTCGTTTTCAACAAGAGCGCTGCTTTGCATGGTTTCAACGGAAATACCGTAGACTTGTTGTTCGATGGGAAAGAATTTCTGCCTGCTTTAATGCTTTTATTTCCCTTGCAACAATTCACATTTGGATTAACAGAATTTTATTACTGGGATAG
- a CDS encoding type I restriction-modification system subunit M gives MAVKKTELYSSLWSSCDELRGGMDASQYKDYVLTLLFMKYVSDKYAGDPDGTILVPEGGSFKDMVALKGDKEIGDKINKIIGALAAENDLKGVINVADFNDEDKLGKGKEMVDRLSNLVAIFDGIDLSANRVEGDDLLGDAYEYLMRHFATESGKSKGQFYTPAEVSRILAQIIGITAQTSQDQTVYDPTCGSGSLLLKVADEAPRGLSIYGQEMDNSTWALARMNMFMHSYPTHEIWRDNTLCAPYWKDADGSLKTFDFAVANPPFSYKSWSNGVNLTDDEFGRFDYGTPPDKNGDYAFLLHILKSLNSTGKAAVILPHGVLFRGNAEARIRQNLVCQGYIKGIIGLPANLFYGTGIPACIIVIDKENAKNRQGLFMVDASKGFIKDGNKNRLRSQDIHKIVDAFNKQIELPRYSRMVSLEEIAKNDYNLNIPRYIDSSKPEDLHDLGAHLNGGIPDTDINALQDYWAVFPNLRKTLFTDSKRNGYSNSLVAASQVKATILNHPEFTTFADRSIAIYTNWRKAHDALLKGIAIADKPKELIKILSEDLLARFADADLLSHYEIYQLLMDYWAQTMTDDVYVLVQDGWAAGNGLRQLIVKKGDKNTETPDLVIDKNKYKSDLIPPKLIVERYFAPQQAQIDQLQAEVEAKSQELEALIEEHIGEEGLLSDAQTDTGKVTKASITARLKELKGDKEEQEVLKKCLKLFDSKAEGEKVLRDKQTALDKAVFAYYPKLTEDEIKTLVVDDKWQTTLRSAIASEIERVTQQLANRVKTLEERYAEPLPQLVQEVEVLSSKVEEHLKRMGLDW, from the coding sequence ATGGCAGTTAAAAAGACGGAACTTTATAGCTCGTTGTGGTCTAGTTGTGACGAGTTGCGCGGGGGGATGGATGCGTCTCAGTACAAAGATTACGTGCTAACGCTGCTGTTTATGAAGTACGTTAGCGACAAGTATGCTGGCGATCCTGACGGGACGATTTTAGTCCCAGAAGGCGGCTCTTTTAAAGACATGGTGGCGCTGAAGGGTGATAAAGAAATTGGCGACAAGATTAATAAAATTATTGGGGCGTTGGCGGCGGAAAACGATCTTAAGGGTGTAATTAACGTTGCTGATTTTAACGATGAGGATAAGTTAGGCAAAGGGAAGGAAATGGTCGATCGCTTGTCTAACCTAGTAGCAATTTTTGACGGCATAGATTTGAGCGCCAATCGCGTTGAAGGGGACGATTTGCTAGGGGATGCTTACGAGTATTTGATGCGTCATTTTGCTACGGAGTCGGGCAAAAGTAAGGGGCAGTTTTATACTCCGGCAGAGGTGTCGCGGATTCTTGCCCAAATCATCGGGATAACGGCGCAAACAAGCCAAGATCAAACAGTTTACGATCCTACCTGTGGTTCGGGTTCGTTATTGCTAAAGGTGGCGGATGAAGCGCCGCGCGGGTTGTCGATTTACGGGCAGGAAATGGACAATTCTACCTGGGCGTTGGCGCGGATGAATATGTTTATGCACAGTTATCCGACTCACGAAATTTGGCGAGATAATACGCTTTGCGCTCCCTACTGGAAAGATGCTGATGGCAGTCTGAAAACCTTTGATTTTGCTGTTGCTAATCCCCCTTTTTCCTACAAGTCTTGGAGTAATGGCGTTAATTTAACAGACGATGAATTTGGGCGCTTTGACTACGGTACGCCTCCTGATAAAAACGGCGATTATGCTTTTTTGCTACACATCCTCAAGTCTTTAAATAGTACGGGGAAGGCGGCGGTGATTTTGCCTCATGGGGTGCTGTTTCGGGGCAATGCAGAAGCGCGGATTCGGCAAAATTTGGTATGTCAGGGATACATTAAGGGGATTATTGGCTTACCTGCAAATTTGTTTTACGGGACGGGGATTCCGGCTTGCATTATTGTTATCGATAAAGAGAATGCTAAAAACCGTCAAGGTTTATTTATGGTGGATGCAAGCAAAGGTTTTATTAAAGATGGCAATAAAAACCGCCTGCGTAGCCAAGATATTCACAAAATTGTTGATGCTTTTAATAAACAAATTGAGTTACCCCGCTACAGCCGGATGGTTAGCTTAGAAGAAATTGCTAAAAATGACTATAACCTCAATATTCCGCGCTATATCGATTCTAGTAAGCCGGAAGATTTGCACGACCTGGGCGCTCACTTAAACGGCGGGATTCCTGACACAGATATTAATGCGTTGCAAGACTACTGGGCGGTGTTTCCCAATCTGCGAAAGACGCTTTTTACAGACAGTAAACGTAATGGTTACAGCAATAGTTTAGTAGCAGCTAGTCAAGTAAAGGCAACTATTCTCAATCATCCTGAATTTACTACCTTTGCCGATCGCTCTATTGCTATTTATACTAATTGGCGTAAGGCACACGATGCTTTATTAAAGGGAATTGCGATCGCCGATAAGCCCAAAGAATTAATTAAAATCCTGTCAGAAGACCTATTAGCACGGTTTGCAGACGCTGATTTGTTGAGCCATTACGAAATTTATCAGCTATTGATGGATTATTGGGCGCAGACGATGACTGATGATGTGTACGTGCTGGTACAAGACGGCTGGGCGGCGGGTAATGGGTTGCGACAATTGATAGTTAAAAAAGGCGATAAGAATACGGAAACGCCGGATTTAGTGATTGATAAAAACAAATATAAGTCGGACTTGATTCCGCCAAAACTAATAGTAGAGCGCTACTTTGCCCCACAGCAAGCACAAATCGACCAGTTGCAAGCAGAAGTAGAGGCAAAATCTCAGGAGTTGGAGGCGTTGATTGAGGAACACATTGGCGAAGAAGGTTTACTTAGCGATGCTCAAACCGATACGGGGAAAGTAACTAAAGCCAGCATTACAGCGAGATTGAAGGAGTTAAAAGGCGATAAAGAAGAACAAGAGGTATTGAAAAAGTGCCTTAAATTGTTTGATAGCAAGGCTGAGGGGGAAAAAGTGTTAAGAGATAAGCAGACGGCGTTAGATAAAGCGGTGTTTGCTTACTATCCCAAACTAACAGAAGACGAGATAAAAACCTTGGTAGTAGATGATAAATGGCAAACTACTTTGAGAAGTGCGATCGCATCCGAGATTGAAAGGGTAACGCAACAATTGGCAAATCGGGTAAAGACGCTAGAGGAACGCTACGCCGAACCATTACCGCAGTTGGTGCAGGAGGTGGAAGTATTATCGAGCAAGGTAGAGGAGCATTTGAAGCGAATGGGGTTAGATTGGTAA
- a CDS encoding SMP-30/gluconolactonase/LRE family protein: protein MNYSPQNILTARARLGEVPFWHPDEQLLYWGDIYNHRVHQFNPATGEDRFFDVGEVVCCVAPAGNNRLIIGQRHRIAFLDTSNGQVTAIMDIEDNPDIRFNDGKCDRAGRFWFGSMSSKGEPQGKLYRYDGSLHILETGLTVSNGLGWSPDNKTFYLTDSPLKTIYAYDFDAESGSISDRRTLINLQAESFFPDGLTVDKDGCIWSAMWDGWCIIQFDPKGKEMMRVKMPVQRPTSCTFGDRDLTTLYITTASVGLSEGEIQKSFYSGDLFSLQTNTSGLPALHFG from the coding sequence ATGAATTACTCGCCACAAAACATCCTCACAGCTAGAGCGCGGCTAGGAGAAGTTCCCTTTTGGCATCCTGACGAGCAATTGCTTTACTGGGGTGATATTTACAATCATCGCGTCCATCAATTTAATCCAGCGACAGGGGAAGATCGGTTTTTTGATGTGGGTGAAGTTGTTTGTTGTGTTGCACCCGCCGGAAATAATCGCCTAATTATTGGTCAACGTCACCGAATTGCTTTTTTGGATACTAGCAATGGTCAAGTTACGGCGATTATGGATATAGAAGATAATCCCGATATCCGTTTTAACGATGGTAAATGCGATCGCGCTGGGCGTTTCTGGTTTGGTTCAATGAGTAGTAAAGGCGAACCCCAAGGCAAACTTTACCGCTACGATGGATCGTTACATATACTCGAAACGGGACTAACAGTATCTAATGGCTTGGGATGGAGTCCAGACAATAAGACTTTTTATCTAACAGATTCGCCGCTTAAAACTATCTATGCGTATGATTTTGACGCTGAAAGCGGTAGTATTAGCGATCGCCGAACACTGATCAATTTACAAGCTGAATCTTTTTTTCCCGATGGTTTGACAGTCGATAAAGATGGCTGTATTTGGTCGGCAATGTGGGACGGTTGGTGTATTATCCAATTTGACCCCAAAGGTAAAGAGATGATGCGGGTAAAAATGCCTGTCCAGCGTCCAACTTCTTGTACTTTTGGAGATCGAGACTTGACGACGCTTTATATTACAACGGCTTCAGTAGGTTTGAGCGAAGGAGAAATTCAAAAAAGTTTCTACTCTGGGGACTTATTTAGCCTTCAAACTAATACTTCTGGTTTGCCTGCGCTTCATTTTGGATAG
- a CDS encoding nitroreductase family protein: MIDKLADNQHPIEDAQRKRWSPLAFSDRMVETEKLLSVLEAARWAASSYNEQPWSFIIATKENSVEFERLLSILAEGNQEWARNAPVLMLTVAKLHFERNGVENRHAFHDVGASSASLAIQAAALDLFVHQMAGFDVPKAKEVYQIPTGYEPASAIALGYLGNAQTLSESLQQREQNPRTRKPLDKFVFSNTWNQTAPEVK; encoded by the coding sequence ATGATAGATAAATTAGCTGATAATCAACATCCAATCGAAGACGCGCAACGTAAACGTTGGAGTCCTTTAGCTTTTAGCGATCGCATGGTGGAAACAGAAAAGTTACTAAGTGTGCTAGAAGCAGCACGATGGGCGGCTTCTTCTTACAACGAACAGCCTTGGAGCTTTATTATTGCTACTAAAGAAAACTCCGTTGAATTTGAGCGTTTGCTTAGTATTCTCGCAGAAGGAAACCAAGAATGGGCGCGGAATGCTCCAGTATTGATGCTTACCGTTGCCAAACTACATTTTGAACGCAATGGTGTAGAAAATCGCCATGCTTTTCATGATGTGGGTGCATCTTCTGCTAGTTTGGCGATTCAAGCGGCTGCTTTAGACTTATTTGTACACCAAATGGCAGGTTTTGACGTACCAAAAGCAAAAGAGGTTTACCAGATACCCACTGGTTACGAACCTGCAAGTGCGATCGCTCTTGGCTATCTTGGCAATGCTCAAACTCTATCAGAATCATTGCAACAAAGAGAACAAAATCCGCGCACTCGCAAGCCTTTAGATAAGTTTGTTTTTTCTAATACTTGGAATCAAACCGCACCAGAAGTTAAATAA
- a CDS encoding pirin family protein codes for MITLRPGNQRGHANHGWLDSYHTFSFANYYDPKNMGFRDLRVINEDWIAPNGGFGAHSHRDMEIITYVLEGALEHKDSLGTGAVIKPGDAQRMSAGTGITHSEFNNSTTEAVHLLQIWILPDTTGIDPSYEQRNFPIDEKLGKLRLIAAKDGREGAVKIHQDVDLYTSVLRKGDRLVHNLQPNRHAWLQVTSGEIKVGDMALKAGDAISASDSQSLNISTDTDAEILLFDLV; via the coding sequence ATGATTACTCTACGACCAGGCAATCAAAGAGGTCATGCCAATCATGGTTGGTTAGACAGTTACCATACATTTTCCTTTGCCAATTATTACGACCCCAAAAATATGGGCTTTCGTGACTTGCGGGTAATTAATGAAGATTGGATTGCTCCAAACGGCGGGTTTGGCGCTCACAGTCACCGCGATATGGAAATTATTACCTATGTTTTAGAAGGGGCGCTAGAACACAAAGATAGTTTAGGTACGGGAGCAGTAATTAAACCTGGAGATGCTCAAAGAATGAGTGCGGGGACAGGAATTACTCATAGCGAGTTTAATAACTCTACAACGGAGGCTGTGCATTTATTGCAAATTTGGATTTTGCCCGACACAACGGGAATTGATCCAAGTTACGAACAGCGCAACTTTCCCATAGACGAAAAGCTAGGCAAACTAAGGTTAATTGCCGCAAAAGATGGGCGTGAGGGGGCGGTAAAAATTCATCAAGATGTAGATTTGTATACGTCCGTTTTAAGGAAAGGCGATCGCCTAGTTCATAATTTGCAACCCAACCGTCACGCCTGGTTGCAAGTAACAAGCGGGGAAATAAAGGTAGGCGATATGGCGCTTAAGGCTGGAGATGCGATTTCAGCTAGTGATTCTCAATCGCTCAATATCAGCACTGATACCGATGCGGAAATCTTACTATTTGACTTAGTTTGA